In Candidatus Zixiibacteriota bacterium, a single window of DNA contains:
- a CDS encoding N-acetyl-gamma-glutamyl-phosphate reductase — translation MNKKRIGIVGATGYTGSELARLLVHHPEAEITAITSESRSGEAFSDVHPFFKGICDHRLISIEEIDECDLDLVFLALPHGVSMDMVKRFKDRSFKIVDLSGDFRLSSPEVYEDWYQMKHVYPEGFDEAVFGLPELYADQVKDARLIANPGCYPTGAILGVVPLLAEGMIETKPIVIDSKSGVTGAGVKAKPVTHFPNVSDNFKAYNLKHHRHTIEIQGILERVSEKATLVQFSPHLLPVDRGILSTIYARPTGSVDEDSLNELYQKFYEYSPFVRMRKDPPALKDVRGTNYCDIHVTFDNRTKMIIIVSVIDNLVKGAAGQAVQNMNIMFGFDQTAGLQQVPVNP, via the coding sequence ATGAATAAAAAACGTATCGGAATAGTTGGAGCAACAGGCTACACCGGATCGGAACTGGCCCGACTCCTGGTTCATCATCCGGAAGCAGAGATCACCGCGATTACCTCCGAATCTCGATCAGGCGAGGCTTTCTCTGACGTCCATCCCTTTTTTAAAGGGATCTGTGATCACAGACTGATTTCGATCGAAGAAATCGATGAATGCGACCTCGATCTGGTCTTTTTGGCACTTCCTCACGGCGTCTCGATGGACATGGTCAAAAGGTTTAAGGATCGCTCTTTTAAGATAGTCGATTTGTCGGGAGATTTCCGTCTGTCCTCGCCCGAGGTCTATGAGGACTGGTATCAGATGAAGCATGTCTACCCGGAAGGTTTCGACGAAGCGGTCTTCGGTTTGCCGGAGCTTTATGCCGATCAGGTCAAGGATGCCCGCCTGATCGCCAATCCCGGATGCTATCCGACCGGGGCGATACTTGGAGTTGTGCCTCTGCTGGCGGAGGGGATGATCGAAACCAAACCGATTGTAATAGATTCCAAGTCGGGTGTGACCGGGGCCGGGGTGAAGGCCAAGCCGGTTACCCATTTTCCCAATGTCAGCGACAACTTCAAAGCTTACAATCTCAAGCATCACCGACACACGATAGAGATACAGGGGATACTGGAGCGGGTATCCGAAAAAGCCACACTGGTTCAGTTCTCGCCTCATCTGCTCCCGGTCGACCGGGGGATACTGTCCACGATTTACGCCCGGCCGACAGGATCTGTAGACGAGGATTCATTGAATGAGCTTTATCAGAAGTTCTACGAATACTCACCGTTTGTTAGAATGCGTAAAGATCCGCCTGCGCTCAAGGATGTGCGCGGAACGAATTACTGCGATATTCATGTAACCTTTGACAATCGTACTAAAATGATTATCATCGTCAGCGTAATCGACAATCTGGTAAAGGGAGCAGCCGGTCAGGCGGTGCAGAACATGAATATCATGTTCGGTTTTGACCAGACCGCGGGCCTGCAACAGGTACCGGTAAATCCGTAG
- a CDS encoding acetylornithine/succinylornithine family transaminase, translating to MSHELNKKYSNLDQKHYLQTFKRYPLTLERASGSHAWDIDGNEYVDALAGIAVNSVGHCHPKVVKAIREQAARLIHVSNFYLSVPQVELSKRLTVLSGLERVFFGNSGAEAVEGAFKIARKYAHSRGRGGTIISFDGCFHGRTLATIATGAEKMQKGFDPIPAGFKKIPFNDMNAVRDSADRETAAIIIEPVQGEGGINIAEGSFLKELRTFCDENDIVLIFDEIQCGMGRTGKMFAFQHHNVKPDIMTLAKALGGGTPISAILSSEKVSSEIEFGDHGTTFGGNPLVCAAALAVLDVIEEENLLQQAEEKHGWFKKQIEGLNEASIKEFRGLGLMIGIEFEFDTRPLVQEMLNRGVLANATAGNVLRLVPPLNIEEEDMNKIMSALKEALKAVKSDE from the coding sequence ATGTCACATGAGTTAAACAAAAAGTATTCAAATCTTGACCAGAAACATTACCTGCAGACGTTCAAGCGTTATCCATTGACACTTGAAAGAGCGAGTGGTTCTCATGCCTGGGATATCGATGGCAATGAGTATGTCGATGCTCTGGCGGGTATCGCTGTCAACAGCGTCGGTCACTGCCACCCCAAAGTCGTAAAAGCGATCCGGGAGCAGGCGGCCAGGCTGATTCATGTATCTAATTTTTACCTCAGCGTACCCCAGGTCGAACTCTCCAAAAGACTGACCGTGTTGTCCGGCCTGGAGCGGGTATTTTTTGGCAACAGCGGGGCGGAAGCAGTCGAGGGCGCGTTCAAGATTGCCCGTAAATATGCCCACAGCAGGGGACGTGGCGGGACAATCATTTCATTTGATGGTTGCTTTCATGGTCGAACGCTGGCAACGATTGCCACCGGGGCGGAGAAGATGCAGAAGGGTTTCGATCCGATTCCTGCAGGATTTAAAAAGATTCCATTTAACGACATGAACGCGGTCAGGGATTCAGCCGACAGGGAAACCGCCGCTATCATAATCGAGCCTGTGCAGGGCGAAGGCGGTATCAACATTGCCGAAGGCTCATTTCTAAAAGAACTGCGCACATTCTGCGATGAGAATGATATCGTCCTGATATTCGACGAGATCCAATGCGGTATGGGGCGCACCGGCAAGATGTTCGCTTTCCAGCATCACAATGTCAAGCCGGACATCATGACGCTGGCCAAAGCGCTCGGTGGGGGGACCCCGATTTCAGCCATTTTATCCAGCGAAAAGGTCAGTTCCGAGATAGAGTTCGGCGATCATGGCACCACGTTCGGCGGAAATCCGCTGGTCTGCGCGGCTGCATTGGCCGTGCTGGATGTGATTGAAGAGGAGAACCTGCTTCAGCAGGCTGAAGAAAAACACGGCTGGTTTAAAAAGCAGATTGAAGGCTTAAACGAGGCCTCGATTAAAGAATTTCGGGGTTTGGGATTGATGATCGGTATCGAGTTCGAGTTCGATACCCGTCCTCTGGTCCAGGAGATGCTCAACAGGGGCGTCCTGGCCAATGCTACTGCCGGCAATGTCCTGAGGCTGGTACCGCCTTTGAATATAGAAGAAGAGGATATGAACAAGATAATGTCAGCACTCAAAGAAGCATTGAAAGCGGTTAAAAGCGATGAATAA
- the argB gene encoding acetylglutamate kinase, which translates to MISYSERPVILFKYGGNAMIDENLKNRVVKNFCLLKEKGFNVVIVHGGGPFIKRALEEAKIESEFIEGHRKTTAEAFEYVEMALKGKVNGSLVRLVNSLGYKAVGLSGKDGKIVTAVKRMHRRMIEGQVEEVDLGQVGDVIDVDPALIKLLLQNDYIPVITCLASDKSGTDYNINADMFAAHVAGALDAVQYVILTDVDGLLRDKDDPASIISDIKLDEIDDLVKDDVIQGGMIPKIESCEIAVNKGTRSARIINGTLPDQILAVADNKQVGTKITR; encoded by the coding sequence ATGATCAGCTATTCTGAAAGACCGGTAATTCTGTTTAAGTATGGCGGAAACGCCATGATCGATGAAAACTTGAAAAACCGGGTAGTGAAAAATTTCTGCCTGCTCAAGGAAAAGGGCTTTAATGTTGTTATCGTGCATGGCGGTGGGCCGTTTATCAAACGAGCTCTGGAAGAAGCTAAAATAGAATCTGAATTCATCGAAGGCCACAGGAAGACCACCGCCGAGGCGTTCGAATACGTGGAGATGGCGCTGAAGGGCAAGGTCAATGGAAGCCTGGTCAGGTTGGTCAATTCACTCGGTTACAAAGCGGTCGGATTATCCGGAAAGGATGGAAAGATAGTTACCGCTGTGAAACGGATGCACCGGCGGATGATTGAAGGCCAGGTTGAAGAAGTCGATCTGGGGCAGGTCGGCGATGTAATCGATGTCGATCCCGCTTTGATCAAGTTGCTCTTGCAGAATGATTACATTCCGGTTATAACCTGCCTGGCCTCGGATAAGAGCGGAACAGATTACAATATCAACGCCGATATGTTCGCGGCCCATGTAGCCGGAGCCCTGGACGCTGTCCAGTATGTTATCCTGACCGATGTCGACGGGCTCTTGCGTGATAAGGATGATCCTGCTTCGATTATCTCTGATATCAAGCTGGATGAAATTGACGATCTGGTGAAGGACGATGTGATACAGGGCGGGATGATCCCCAAGATTGAATCGTGCGAAATTGCGGTCAACAAAGGCACCCGCTCGGCTCGCATCATTAACGGCACCCTGCCGGATCAGATACTGGCTGTTGCCGACAATAAACAGGTCGGAACTAAAATCACAAGATAG